CTTCCAGATGCTCGTGCTTCATCTGCAATTGGATATGCTTCATCATCATCTACTGCAACACCGGCAACTCCTCAGTCTCAGCAACAACAGCATTTCCAGAGAAATCGCCCGGCTGCTCATTCGACAACTCTTGCCGATTTCATTGATTCCACCAAAAAGGAGACACATAAGAATGTGAAGCACAAGAAGATTAGTGCCGGAGCCGGAGCACACCACAAGAAGCATGAATCGATGGAAGAGCCCGTCTTTTTGGATGCTCCTGAGACAATTTCTGTTAATACGGTACGGGAGAACACCCcaagtttttctggaaaaaatgcaaatttcagccttaaaatatactgaaaataggctgaaaatcaaaaaatcacagaaaacgcaaaaaaaaaaatgcagaagaatcaattttttaaaaagctgaatttttatttccagccaaaaatttttttaacaataaaCCTTCGGAAAAtgttgggaaattttttaaatattttttcccaaaaaaaatcgcaaaaaacaaaaattttggttttagaAACCCGaacaatctttaaaaaattccaaaaaaattgaaaagtcgaaaaattttcgtttctcaacaaaaaatctacaatttttttttcattttttcaagaaaaaaaaaacaaaaaattgaaatttcttcgtttttccaacaaaaccgaaaattttatttttccaggcGCCAGGATTCTCGTACGCGGACGCTGCGAAGAAGACATCAGGAGAAAATTCACCAGAAATGTCTCCaattccaccaccaccaccagcatCCACAGCTTCTGCTGAGCCAATTGTTGAGAAGAAGCCGTTGAGAGAAGGTTCCAGTGGAGGAGCTGTACAGCTTCCACCGTCGACTCTTGCCGCTTCGGATATTTCGTTTGGATATGAGGAGACGCCAGGTAAGGGGagatgaaaattgacaaaaaaaacccagaaaattgaataaaaattgctgaaattcagcgttttttgtcttaaaatatgtaaaaatcgaaagaaattgccagtttttggactggaaactttaaaaattcagatttaaaattaaaattatcacatttttgcaaataatgagatttcaattttcctattgACAAAGATTTGAACTactgtcgatttacgaaggATTTTGTACTACACGTGGACAACTATTTTGGGtgcaatttttagatttagcCATTTTTGACTCTCTTgttgtttttaataataaaaaaaatggctgatataattttttcaggcaaaattgGCTGTATTTAGTGCTGAAACTCCTAGGAAACGgataatttcactttttcaacaCTAAATTATTTGACTTTCACCttaaatattgtaaaaatagattcaaattagaaatgttgaaaaagaaaaattttaaaaatggtccaaaaacaagaatttcagccgaaaaaatgtaaagccttccaaaaaatcgacatGCAAAAAAGCGTGCCGCAGACTCGCACCGCCTagtttttagtccaaaaatttgccaatttatcaaaaatttgataattttaattttttaaatctgaattttcgccgatttttggatatttcaacgcacttttcaaacttttcagtccaaaaaataaaaatttctggtgatttttacaacttttgagacaaaaaacgCTTATAGATTACAGTTTAAgacgaattcaaaaaaaaaagtctaaaaaccttttaaagaaattttttaacgcaATTTTGTGTTATCGTTCAGTTAATGATAACACACAGATGATCAAACAAACAAATGATCAAAAAACGCATTAAAACGAGAGAAATAGGCCTCTTTTCATCACACAGTTCTCTTTTACActgttatcttttttttttttgaatgtcgtTGATATTGTGACGAGacgatttttatcgattttatagtagtgattattttaaactagaataaaaaattcgttttttagagtggaaaaattaaatttttagacgttattctggaaattgcgttatgaattattttttctctttaaaaataatattttttgatgaaaattgaaattttaggtgaaattttttttttttcaaattaacttgGAACtagttttaaacaaattttatttccttttaaaaaagacTCACTTTAGcctcgaaaaatcgaatatcatgagatttctcaaaaatttattactgTCATATATTTTGCATATTcttaatgatttaaaaaaaaggaaattaggataaaaatcgaataaaaatcaTGTTCCGGCAGCTGTAACccggaaaatctaaaataattggaaattttggctaaaattaggacatttttcgaaacttagaattaccataaatttttgagcaatttttgaccattttggGGTCATTTTGAGTATAATGAAgcgaaaaatttcattcataatcgaaaaaaaaaggatttttttttaaataaaatccattttagcagattttttgagttttttttctgaaaatttaatattttttgtgtggtttttagaataaaatccaatttttccccataattttataatttcagaagaCAAACGAAAGCGTCTTCAAAAGGAATCAAAAAGTGTCACatctccaccaccaccaacacAAAAAGCTCCTCCGCCGCCGCCAACTCGAATGAACGGTGACGATTTGTTGAGATCATTCACCACACAAGATGGAAATGGTGGAAATCGTCTTGCCGGACTTCAGGAAATGCCAAAAACTTGGTCAAGTGAATCAAATGTTCTTGGAACAGAGATACTTGCCAATTGGAAACCTCAATgggaaaaatttatgaatactGGAGCCAGTGAGTGTGTCGGAAAGGAGtggaaaaaagcgaaaatttaatgatttttttttgtttgaaaatcggcaaattaaacttcaaagttgcgaaaaaaaaaacgaaaattagacgattttacactaaaaattgacataaaatggcacaaaattgacatatatttctttttaaaaaattaagaaaataaaattttaaatgtttaaactcggaaaaatgggaatttcgcgaattttatatgaattttgtcgatttttcacaaaaaaacccTAAATTTGAGaccgaaaattgcaatttttcccaaattcgagtttttaaaattgttagtcaataaaaaaattatttggaaattcagaattctacaaaaatgcaaattttatctgttttcttcaaaaaaaaattattggaatttttcaaaaagctgtgcaattttttgaatttttcctgaaaaaatgagaaattttcgaTCGCTAGcaaaatcgctaaaaaataactaaattttCCTTAATATCTCTgcgaatttcgaaaaaaaattgaaaagttctcttaaaattccaaaaaatggcaaaaaaattggaaatttatcctaaaaatcccaaaaaaacttgaaaagttctcttaaaaaattccaaaaaaccgaaaaatttctcttaaaaatgccaaaaaacctttttaaaatcttcaaaaagtccaaaaaaaaattgaaaatttatcttaaaaatgccaaaaaaaccgaaaaattatcttcaaaaagtccagaaccagaaaaaattggaaatttgtcctaaaaatcccaaaaacttgaaaaattctctTAAAACCCCAAAAATAATCCAATTTGTTTCAGAGCCCATCACATTCGTCCCAAAGAAGAAATAAACGTCTAATGAATCAATCGAGAATTCTATcgttgattttgtttttttgtttgttattAATTATAATTCCTCTCTCCAATCATAATCATCATCACCGCTCAATCATTTTTATATatgaattgaaatatttttagttcTTCCTTCacttttgccttttttttttgtcccaTTGCTTTCCcctcattcaaaaatattcaaatttgaccCCTTCCAtccaattctgaaaatctttcCCCCACACAACAACTCTCtctccaaaaaacaaaaaatctctcTTCTCCTTACGTAATTCTGGTATAATTTCCCTGTTATCATGTGTTCCTCTTCGAAATGTtgcgagttttttttcttccatttttttgccCCCAAGAATTCCccaattttgtgaaatattcCCCCTTTTCccccggaaatttttaatttaaaatttggcgattttaatcgaattttcaggcaaaatttgttagaaaattgagatttttgcggattttacattttttttttttagttcattttcagctgaaattatcaaaaatttcgagtttttagccaaaattcacaaattttcatacGATCATCCACTATTTTCtaagaaattctgaaatttggtagattttatttttgagtttttagccatttttcaaccaaaatttgggaataatctgcaaaaatctgaattttcaaacaattctaataaaatttcaagctaaaattattaaaattttccaactttttttcctgaaaatttcaaaaaatgtgattttttttcaaaaatttcccaaaatttcaacaaattcattttcaaaatgttgaaaatgaaatatatatatatcggGTCCCCCGTTCTCTGTTTAAGTCACAATTTTCATATCTCTcccgatttttaaatatctttgTGATGTCTCACACACATAAGCCCCGCCCCCGTTTTTAAGCACCGCCCATTTCATTGCCTTTCTCCGCCCCCcgttttctacaatttttcccCGTTAAATTATACTCCGCCCCTTTCCTGCACACATTTCGACTTCAATAttcatattattattattttcaatcccaattttttctttacttAAAATTTTCGTGTTGACTCCGCCCCACCGCCCCCAAATTGTCTGTTTGTTTAGAAAAAGCCCCCGTTTATATGATTTTCCGCTTTGGAATAATAAAAGTGGACGTTTCTTTGTCTggaaattacagaaaattttgaaatcggaTAAAAATTGCAGACCGCGCACGGAAAAGTGGGCATGTCCTACCGGTTGCAAGCGTGACGCGCGCATTTttcggaactgaaatttttgcgaaatgtAGGAATCTCGGTTTTCGAGCgagtttttatcgaatttgggtaattaataataataattggtttcaaaaatggtaaaaatcatttttagtttgaaaaatctgatttttgacTTGAAACTGTTTAGAAGCTGtatattt
The nucleotide sequence above comes from Caenorhabditis elegans chromosome III. Encoded proteins:
- the spat-2 gene encoding Protein lilliputian (Confirmed by transcript evidence), giving the protein MNGDDLLRSFTTQDGNGGNRLAGLQEMPKTWSSESNVLGTEILANWKPQWEKFMNTGAKPITFVPKKK
- the spat-2 gene encoding Protein lilliputian (Confirmed by transcript evidence), which translates into the protein MIVYKIACLALEKLPPPQEESPKNRPNGRRSIGTQGGKHKKNEKGVSQEYTVKENGEDSQNLSKILKDLGINDISELSENPGKKNKKGVAGAAGSGKKNSKQQQVKREQPQKEVARAPPADNEPIVAEEEEEKSDKKMDEVAVAASITKRSSSGAAQQSEEDDDQSYVSAQENLGGSNSRLSTPPTEFADARQSRDEAIENVMADPNNYRDDDDVETLAKQLQQEEDEFITVGKNRKKNKKQSSVQDNGSSSSSASSSASPSNRRNTLPDARASSAIGYASSSSTATPATPQSQQQQHFQRNRPAAHSTTLADFIDSTKKETHKNVKHKKISAGAGAHHKKHESMEEPVFLDAPETISVNTAPGFSYADAAKKTSGENSPEMSPIPPPPPASTASAEPIVEKKPLREGSSGGAVQLPPSTLAASDISFGYEETPEDKRKRLQKESKSVTSPPPPTQKAPPPPPTRMNGDDLLRSFTTQDGNGGNRLAGLQEMPKTWSSESNVLGTEILANWKPQWEKFMNTGAKPITFVPKKK
- the spat-2 gene encoding Protein lilliputian (Confirmed by transcript evidence), with amino-acid sequence MDEVAVAASITKRSSSGAAQQSEEDDDQSYVSAQENLGGSNSRLSTPPTEFADARQSRDEAIENVMADPNNYRDDDDVETLAKQLQQEEDEFITVGKNRKKNKKQSSVQDNGSSSSSASSSASPSNRRNTLPDARASSAIGYASSSSTATPATPQSQQQQHFQRNRPAAHSTTLADFIDSTKKETHKNVKHKKISAGAGAHHKKHESMEEPVFLDAPETISVNTAPGFSYADAAKKTSGENSPEMSPIPPPPPASTASAEPIVEKKPLREGSSGGAVQLPPSTLAASDISFGYEETPEDKRKRLQKESKSVTSPPPPTQKAPPPPPTRMNGDDLLRSFTTQDGNGGNRLAGLQEMPKTWSSESNVLGTEILANWKPQWEKFMNTGAKPITFVPKKK
- the spat-2 gene encoding Protein lilliputian (Confirmed by transcript evidence); protein product: MADPNNYRDDDDVETLAKQLQQEEDEFITVGKNRKKNKKQSSVQDNGSSSSSASSSASPSNRRNTLPDARASSAIGYASSSSTATPATPQSQQQQHFQRNRPAAHSTTLADFIDSTKKETHKNVKHKKISAGAGAHHKKHESMEEPVFLDAPETISVNTAPGFSYADAAKKTSGENSPEMSPIPPPPPASTASAEPIVEKKPLREGSSGGAVQLPPSTLAASDISFGYEETPEDKRKRLQKESKSVTSPPPPTQKAPPPPPTRMNGDDLLRSFTTQDGNGGNRLAGLQEMPKTWSSESNVLGTEILANWKPQWEKFMNTGAKPITFVPKKK
- the spat-2 gene encoding Protein lilliputian (Confirmed by transcript evidence) translates to MDEVAVAASITSRKRSSSGAAQQSEEDDDQSYVSAQENLGGSNSRLSTPPTEFADARQSRDEAIENVMADPNNYRDDDDVETLAKQLQQEEDEFITVGKNRKKNKKQSSVQDNGSSSSSASSSASPSNRRNTLPDARASSAIGYASSSSTATPATPQSQQQQHFQRNRPAAHSTTLADFIDSTKKETHKNVKHKKISAGAGAHHKKHESMEEPVFLDAPETISVNTAPGFSYADAAKKTSGENSPEMSPIPPPPPASTASAEPIVEKKPLREGSSGGAVQLPPSTLAASDISFGYEETPEDKRKRLQKESKSVTSPPPPTQKAPPPPPTRMNGDDLLRSFTTQDGNGGNRLAGLQEMPKTWSSESNVLGTEILANWKPQWEKFMNTGAKPITFVPKKK